A genomic region of Rhodospirillales bacterium contains the following coding sequences:
- a CDS encoding methionine adenosyltransferase → MSLKDYLFTSESVSEGHPDKICDQISDAVVDHYMTLDSNCRAAIETVTTTNYVGIVGEARGPSSITHADIEQIARKVIKDIGYEQEEFHWKNVNIDVKVHSQSTDIAQGVDSAADKDEGAGDQGIMFGYACNETDVLMPAAIHFSHNILRSLAEARHSGALPMLEPDSKSQVTLEYRDGQPVRATSVVVSTQHNESVSQAEVREMVRPHVLDVLPEGWMCPEEEFYVNPTGRFVIGGPVGDAGLTGRKIIVDTYGGACPHGGGAFSGKDPTKVDRSAAYAARYAAKNIVAAGYADRCTIQLSYAIGVSKPLSMYVNTHGTGKVPEKDLVNALNKVMDFSPRGIIEHLKLRRPIYALTAAYGHFGREPRPDGHFSWEQLDLVDALQKTLG, encoded by the coding sequence ATGTCTTTAAAAGATTACCTTTTCACCAGCGAATCCGTTTCCGAAGGTCACCCGGATAAAATCTGCGACCAGATTTCCGATGCCGTTGTCGACCATTATATGACGCTGGACAGTAATTGCCGCGCCGCGATTGAAACCGTAACGACGACGAATTATGTCGGAATTGTCGGCGAAGCCCGCGGTCCCTCCTCGATTACGCATGCCGATATCGAGCAAATCGCCCGCAAGGTTATTAAAGACATCGGTTATGAGCAGGAAGAATTTCACTGGAAAAATGTCAATATTGACGTGAAGGTTCACAGCCAGTCCACCGACATCGCGCAAGGCGTCGATTCTGCTGCCGATAAAGACGAAGGCGCGGGCGACCAAGGGATTATGTTCGGTTATGCCTGCAATGAGACGGATGTCCTGATGCCGGCGGCCATTCATTTTTCACACAATATACTGCGCTCTCTGGCCGAGGCTCGCCATTCCGGCGCGCTGCCGATGCTGGAGCCTGATTCAAAATCACAGGTAACTTTGGAATATCGCGACGGGCAGCCTGTCCGGGCGACCTCGGTTGTCGTTTCGACACAGCATAATGAAAGCGTCTCCCAGGCCGAAGTCCGGGAAATGGTCCGGCCCCACGTTCTGGATGTTTTGCCGGAAGGCTGGATGTGTCCGGAAGAAGAATTCTACGTCAATCCGACGGGCCGGTTTGTGATAGGCGGTCCCGTGGGGGATGCCGGTCTGACCGGACGGAAGATCATCGTCGATACCTATGGCGGGGCATGCCCGCACGGCGGCGGCGCGTTTTCCGGGAAAGACCCGACGAAAGTCGACCGCAGCGCCGCTTATGCTGCCCGCTACGCCGCTAAAAACATTGTCGCGGCGGGGTATGCCGATCGCTGCACGATCCAGCTTTCCTATGCGATCGGCGTCAGTAAGCCGCTGTCCATGTATGTGAATACACACGGGACGGGAAAGGTGCCGGAAAAAGATCTGGTCAATGCCCTGAACAAAGTCATGGATTTCTCGCCGCGTGGCATTATCGAGCACCTGAAGCTTCGCCGTCCGATTTATGCCCTGACGGCAGCCTATGGTCATTTTGGCCGTGAACCGCGCCCGGACGGCCATTTTAGCTGGGAGCAACTCG
- a CDS encoding helix-turn-helix transcriptional regulator: protein MQAGRERNTMARAKKEYIAGDKLTGDRQPNPVDVHVGTRVRMRRSLLGISQEKLAEAVGLTFQQIQKYERGTNRVSASRLYQFSKILEVPISYFFEKFVENDSAQTLGYQALADNEQQGLINDDIMNSKETLDLIRVYYSIKDPDVRKDFLKTIKSMAEIMKTHR, encoded by the coding sequence ATGCAAGCAGGCAGAGAGAGAAATACCATGGCCAGAGCAAAAAAAGAATACATAGCCGGCGACAAGCTTACGGGAGACAGACAGCCTAATCCTGTTGATGTTCACGTGGGAACACGTGTGCGGATGCGCCGCTCTCTGTTGGGGATCAGTCAGGAAAAGCTTGCGGAGGCCGTCGGTCTGACATTCCAGCAAATCCAGAAATACGAGCGTGGCACCAACCGGGTAAGCGCCAGCCGTCTGTACCAGTTCAGCAAAATACTGGAAGTTCCTATTTCTTATTTCTTCGAAAAATTCGTTGAGAATGATTCGGCTCAGACTCTGGGATATCAGGCGCTGGCGGATAACGAGCAGCAAGGACTCATCAACGATGACATCATGAACAGCAAGGAAACGCTTGATCTGATCCGTGTCTACTATTCGATCAAAGATCCCGATGTCAGGAAAGATTTCCTTAAAACCATCAAATCGATGGCTGAAATCATGAAAACCCACCGCTGA
- the lnt gene encoding apolipoprotein N-acyltransferase: MNVFSFSCAAPVIAGWPARYRWLAALASGALIMPAMAPWSCWPFLFAGLSFYYIILSSAPSAKTAALYGGLHGFGYHLFGLYWIGNALLVEGNDFSWVWPLAIAGLPLLLGLFSAAAGAIIHLLAMRTGGMTRAAGFLIFIAGLSVFEWLRGHIFTGFPWNLYGYSWISVLPIAQFASIAGIYGLTLLTIFWAALPGFLLIQDGPRKQKALWIAFTALAFVSVYAYGYIRLAHAEQNYRDDLVIRLVQPNINQADKWLPEKAGENLGKLLSLSFPEPENQTNPTLIVWPETALSFRLMDMPSVREALRDVLGLYANDVYLATGLLRRDTQDNGETRYYNSLVVYDRNLTPVAIYDKSHLVPFGEYIPFQKWLTLTPFVKFSGFDAGDGPRTLSAGSLPPFSPLICYEIIFPGQAVYRGHSKPAFILNVTNDGWYGDSPGPYQHYVQSRFRAIEEGLPVVRSANTGISALTDSYGRSLVKMSLSTENSENISIPNNEFTTTPYAYLRDKLFWGSVLSICFVCVFLSRRNKCRGRTI, from the coding sequence ATGAATGTTTTTTCTTTTAGCTGCGCCGCACCCGTTATCGCTGGCTGGCCCGCCCGTTATCGCTGGCTGGCCGCGCTTGCATCCGGCGCCCTTATTATGCCCGCCATGGCCCCGTGGAGTTGCTGGCCGTTCCTGTTTGCGGGGCTGAGTTTTTATTACATTATCCTGTCATCTGCCCCGTCCGCGAAAACAGCGGCGTTATATGGCGGTTTGCATGGCTTCGGTTATCATTTGTTCGGGCTGTATTGGATCGGTAATGCCTTGCTGGTCGAGGGAAATGATTTTAGCTGGGTCTGGCCTCTGGCGATTGCCGGTCTTCCCTTGCTTCTGGGGTTGTTCAGCGCCGCCGCCGGGGCGATCATACATCTTCTGGCCATGCGCACGGGCGGGATGACGCGTGCCGCCGGGTTCCTGATCTTTATCGCGGGCCTGTCGGTTTTTGAATGGCTGCGCGGGCATATCTTTACAGGCTTTCCCTGGAACCTCTACGGTTATAGCTGGATTTCAGTGCTGCCGATTGCCCAGTTTGCCTCTATAGCCGGTATTTACGGACTGACGCTCCTGACCATTTTCTGGGCGGCGCTGCCGGGCTTTTTGTTGATACAGGATGGCCCCCGAAAGCAAAAGGCGCTCTGGATTGCGTTCACGGCGCTGGCTTTTGTTTCCGTTTACGCTTACGGCTATATCCGTTTGGCTCATGCGGAGCAGAATTACCGCGACGATTTGGTTATCCGGCTGGTTCAGCCCAACATTAACCAAGCCGACAAGTGGCTCCCGGAAAAAGCCGGTGAGAATCTGGGAAAACTGCTATCCCTGTCTTTCCCGGAGCCGGAAAACCAGACAAATCCCACACTGATCGTATGGCCGGAAACAGCCCTGTCATTTCGCCTTATGGATATGCCTTCGGTCCGGGAAGCTCTGCGGGATGTTCTGGGCCTCTATGCCAATGATGTTTATCTGGCGACAGGGCTGCTCAGGCGAGATACGCAGGATAACGGCGAGACGCGTTATTATAACAGCCTTGTCGTTTATGACCGCAACCTGACGCCGGTGGCAATTTACGATAAAAGCCATCTGGTCCCTTTCGGAGAATATATTCCTTTCCAGAAATGGCTGACCCTGACGCCTTTTGTGAAATTCAGCGGCTTTGACGCCGGTGACGGTCCCCGCACGTTATCCGCCGGGTCGCTGCCGCCGTTTTCACCGCTTATCTGTTACGAGATTATATTTCCCGGACAGGCCGTTTATCGCGGCCATAGCAAACCGGCCTTTATTCTAAACGTGACCAATGATGGCTGGTACGGGGACAGTCCCGGCCCTTATCAACATTACGTTCAGTCCCGGTTCCGGGCGATAGAGGAAGGACTGCCGGTTGTTCGTTCCGCCAATACGGGTATATCGGCCCTGACCGATTCTTATGGTCGTTCTCTCGTGAAAATGTCTCTTTCTACTGAAAACTCCGAAAATATATCTATTCCTAACAATGAATTTACAACAACACCTTACGCGTACCTGCGAGACAAACTTTTCTGGGGATCTGTTCTATCCATTTGTTTTGTATGTGTTTTTTTATCGCGCCGGAATAAATGCCGTGGGCGCACCATATGA
- a CDS encoding HlyC/CorC family transporter: protein MRGLVKGRGDTSLRDALAEYITEQNDDECGTAAHERVLISNILNLRDMTVTDVMIPRADIAAISLDTTREDLLSLLAEKQFSRLPVYKETLDDIIGTIHIKDILASIATGKDMVIKDIIRNVPIVSPAMPVLDLLLMMKQKRRHMAMVIDEFGGIDGLVTIGDVIEAIVGEIEDEYDQDDQPQIKEKEDGSVIVDARYDIEEFEEKYGELLDEDEREDVDTLGGLVFSIAGRVPARGEILTHDSGMVFEILDADPRRVHRVLIRNIPLPSARIAD, encoded by the coding sequence GTGCGCGGTCTTGTGAAAGGCCGGGGCGATACGTCCCTGCGCGATGCGCTGGCCGAATACATCACCGAACAAAATGACGATGAATGCGGCACGGCAGCCCATGAACGCGTCCTGATTTCCAATATCCTGAATTTACGCGATATGACCGTGACGGACGTGATGATTCCGCGGGCCGACATTGCCGCCATATCTCTGGATACAACGCGGGAAGATTTGCTGTCTTTGCTGGCTGAAAAACAGTTCAGCCGCCTGCCCGTCTATAAAGAAACGCTCGACGACATTATCGGCACCATTCATATCAAGGATATTCTGGCTTCTATCGCCACAGGCAAGGATATGGTCATCAAGGATATTATCCGCAACGTTCCGATCGTCTCGCCGGCCATGCCGGTTTTGGACCTGCTGTTGATGATGAAGCAAAAACGCCGGCATATGGCGATGGTCATTGACGAATTCGGCGGTATTGACGGCCTGGTGACGATTGGCGACGTTATCGAGGCCATTGTCGGCGAGATCGAAGACGAATACGATCAGGACGACCAGCCCCAGATCAAGGAAAAGGAAGACGGGTCGGTCATTGTCGACGCCCGCTATGACATCGAGGAATTCGAAGAAAAATACGGCGAATTGCTGGATGAAGACGAGCGTGAAGATGTCGATACGCTTGGCGGGCTGGTCTTTTCGATTGCCGGGCGCGTTCCGGCCCGCGGTGAAATTCTGACCCATGATTCCGGGATGGTTTTCGAGATTCTCGACGCCGACCCCCGCCGGGTCCACCGCGTATTGATCCGCAATATTCCCTTGCCATCGGCGCGCATAGCAGATTAA
- the ybeY gene encoding rRNA maturation RNase YbeY, producing the protein MSDIKFPSFDVLISDPAWRKALPGLDSLTDAVIGAVFSTISLPDILGGKTLETGILLSDDQQVQALNSEFRGMDKPTNVLSFAALDDPDLESALAASPHFVLGDVIFAFETVEREAREQNKSFADHYAHLLTHGLLHLLGYDHIEDKEAEEMEALEVRILDGLGIENPYCED; encoded by the coding sequence ATGTCTGATATTAAATTCCCGTCATTTGATGTGCTGATATCCGATCCGGCATGGCGCAAAGCGTTGCCCGGCCTCGACAGTCTGACCGATGCGGTGATCGGCGCAGTGTTTTCAACGATCTCCCTGCCGGACATTCTGGGCGGCAAAACGCTGGAAACGGGGATTCTTCTCTCCGACGATCAGCAGGTGCAGGCTTTGAATAGCGAATTCCGGGGTATGGACAAGCCCACCAATGTTTTATCTTTTGCCGCGCTGGACGATCCGGATCTGGAAAGTGCGCTGGCGGCCTCCCCGCATTTTGTTCTGGGCGATGTTATCTTTGCCTTTGAAACGGTTGAACGGGAAGCGCGCGAGCAAAACAAGAGCTTTGCCGATCATTACGCGCATTTATTGACGCACGGATTGCTTCATCTTCTGGGCTACGATCACATCGAAGATAAGGAAGCTGAAGAGATGGAAGCGCTGGAAGTCCGCATTCTGGACGGGCTTGGAATTGAAAATCCCTATTGTGAAGATTAA
- a CDS encoding PhoH family protein, translating to MEKKLNVDINTRGNEVVISGAARSADQARRVLEALWSRITNGQEIDSQSVDSALRFLDEEKERSPKARLEQFTRNEEQIATRKKTIRPRSPLQAGYIEAMYKNKLTFGIGPAGTGKTYLAVAMAVAMLEEGAVERIILSRPAVEAGERLGFLPGEMKEKMDPYMRPLYDALHDTMAADRLQKKIASEEIEIAPLAFMRGRTLNNAFIILDEAQNTTSMQMLMFLTRIGEGSRMVITGDPGQTDLPRGERSGLLEAQDVLAGGEDMAFINFTHKDVVRSSLVAQIIQAYDKYNKKRDV from the coding sequence ATTGAAAAGAAACTGAACGTTGATATTAACACCCGCGGTAACGAAGTCGTTATCAGCGGCGCAGCCCGTTCAGCCGATCAGGCGCGGCGCGTTCTGGAAGCATTGTGGAGCCGCATTACAAACGGTCAGGAAATTGATTCCCAAAGTGTTGATTCCGCTCTGCGGTTTCTGGATGAGGAAAAAGAGCGCAGCCCGAAAGCGCGGCTGGAACAATTTACCCGCAACGAAGAACAGATTGCCACGCGCAAGAAAACCATTCGGCCCCGCTCGCCCCTGCAGGCGGGCTATATCGAGGCCATGTACAAGAACAAGCTGACTTTTGGTATCGGCCCGGCCGGAACGGGGAAAACCTATCTGGCCGTTGCGATGGCGGTGGCGATGCTGGAAGAAGGCGCGGTGGAACGCATTATTCTTTCCCGCCCGGCTGTGGAAGCCGGAGAGCGGCTGGGGTTCCTTCCCGGTGAAATGAAGGAGAAAATGGACCCGTATATGCGGCCGCTTTATGACGCGCTGCATGACACGATGGCCGCCGACCGACTGCAAAAGAAAATCGCCAGTGAGGAAATCGAAATTGCGCCGCTGGCCTTTATGCGCGGGCGTACACTGAACAATGCCTTCATCATTCTTGACGAAGCCCAAAATACGACATCGATGCAGATGTTAATGTTCCTGACCCGTATTGGCGAGGGATCACGCATGGTTATTACCGGCGATCCGGGGCAAACCGATCTGCCGCGCGGTGAACGGTCCGGCCTTCTGGAGGCGCAGGATGTTCTGGCCGGCGGCGAGGATATGGCCTTTATCAACTTCACACACAAAGACGTTGTGCGGAGTTCGCTGGTCGCCCAGATCATTCAAGCTTACGATAAGTACAATAAGAAGCGCGATGTCTGA